One Saimiri boliviensis isolate mSaiBol1 chromosome 17, mSaiBol1.pri, whole genome shotgun sequence genomic window carries:
- the LOC104651935 gene encoding LOW QUALITY PROTEIN: uncharacterized protein LOC104651935 (The sequence of the model RefSeq protein was modified relative to this genomic sequence to represent the inferred CDS: deleted 2 bases in 1 codon), translating into MNKMKEWKSKMEISEEKMSSRTASEKLQRQMIQESELVETSNSEDRLLKHWVNPLTDAVRHLPSQERDISEMHIIPEKAIVGEIGHGCNEGEKILRTGKSSHRYDVCGQNFKQKSGLTEHQKICSINKTYECKECGKTLSRSSNLIIHQIIHTGNKPDMCNECGKDSNQSSNLIIHQRIHKGKKTYICHECGKDLNQSSNLVRHKKIYSGENTYECKECGKAFKGSSNLILHQRIHSGGKPYLCHKCGRAFSQSSDLTIHHRIHTEDKPYECYDCGQMFRQSSHLVTHQRIHTGEKPFKCNECEKAFRQHSCLTEHQRLHSGEKPYECHKCGKTFSGHTAILKHQRLHAGEKLKECEKTFSKDEELREEPKIHQEEKAYWCNQCGRHFQGSSDLNRHQVTHTEEKPYECKECGKTFIQSSDLMRHHRIHSGEKPCVCSQCRKSFRGSSDLIRHHCVHTGEKPYECSECGKAFSQRSHLVTHQKIHTGKKPYQCTECDKAFRRHSLLIQHQRIHSGEKPYECKECGKLFIWYTAFLKHQRLHAGEKPECEKISSQDEELREEQRIHQEEKAYWCNQCGRNFQGSSDLIRHQVTHTGEKPYECKECGKTFNQSSDLLRHHRIHSGEKPYMCNKCGKSFRGSSDLIKHHRVHTGEKPYECSECGKAFSQRSHLATHKKIHTGEKPYQCNECGNAFRRHSLLTQHQRIHSGEKPYECKECEKLFMWRTGFLKHQRLHAREKLEECEKTFSKDEELREEPRIHQEEKAYWCNQCGRTFQDSSNLIRHQVTHTREKQYECKECGKTQSELRPCKTS; encoded by the coding sequence ATGAATAAGATGAAGGAATGGAAATCAAAGATGgaaatttctgaagaaaagatGTCATCGAGGACTGCATCTGAAAAACTCCAAAGACAGATGATCCAGGAAAGTGAATTAGTTGAAACCAGTAATTCTGAGGACAGATTATTAAAGCACTGGGTAAACCCTTTAACGGATGCAGTGAGACATCTCCCTTCCCAAGAGAGAGATATTAGTGAAATGCATATTATCCCTGAGAAAGCCATTGTGGGAGAGATTGGCCATGGAtgtaatgaaggagaaaaaatactTCGTACAGGAAAAAGCTCCCATAGATATGACGTCTGTGGCCAAAACTTCAAACAGAAGTCAGGATTAACTGAACATCAGAAAATCTGTAGTATAAATAAGAcgtatgaatgtaaggaatgtggaaaaACCTTAAGCAGGAGCTCAAACCTGATCATACATCAGATAATTCATACAGGAAATAAACCAGACAtgtgtaatgaatgtgggaaagaCTCTAATCAAAGTTCAAATCTTATTatacatcagagaattcataaaggaaagaaaacttataTATGTCATGAATGTGGAAAAGACCTTAATCAGAGCTCTAATCTGGTCAGACATAAGAAAATTTACAGTGGTGAGAATACCTATGAGTGTAAAGAGTGTGGGAAGGCTTTTAAGGGAAGCTCAAACCTCATCCTACACCAGAGAATCCACAGTGGGGGGAAGCCATATTTATGCCATAAATGTGGGAGGGCCTTCAGTCAAAGCTCAGATCTTACTATACATCACAGAATTCACACCGAAGATAAACCCTATGAATGTTATGATTGTGGACAGATGTTCCGTCAAAGTTCACACCTTGTCacacatcagagaattcatactggagagaaacccttcAAGTGTAATGAATGTGAAAAGGCCTTTAGGCAGCATTCTTGTCTTACTGAACACCAGAGACTCCACagtggagagaaaccctatgaatgtcaCAAATGTGGGAAGACCTTCAGTGGGCACACAGCCATTCTTAAACATCAGAGACTACATGCTGGAGAGAAACTTAAAGAATGTGAAAAAACCTTCAGCAAGGATGAGGAGCTTAGGGAAGAGCCGAAAATCCACCAGGAAGAGAAAGCTTATTGGTGTAATCAGTGTGGTAGGCATTTCCAGGGCAGCTCAGACCTCAACAGACATCAGGTAACTCATACAGAAGAGAAACCAtatgaatgtaaagaatgtgggaaaacTTTCATTCAGAGCTCAGACCTTATGAGACACCATAGAATTCACAGTGGAGAAAAACCTTGTGTATGTAGCCAATGTAGGAAATCTTTTAGGGGCAGCTCAGATCTTATTAGACACCATTGcgttcatactggagagaaaccctatgaatgtagtgaatgtgggaaagcctttagcCAGAGGTCACATCTTGTTACACACCAGAAAATCCATACTGGAAAGAAGCCCTATCAGTGCACTGAATGTGACAAAGCCTTCAGGCGCCATTCCCTCCTTATtcaacatcagagaattcatagtggtgagaaaccctatgaatgtaaggaatgtgggaaactCTTCATTTGGTATACAGCTTTCCTCAAACATCAGAGACTGCATGCTGGAGAGAAACCTGAATGTGAGAAAATCTCCAGCCAGGATGAGGAGCTTAGGGAAGAGCAGAGAATTCACCAGGAAGAGAAAGCTTATTGGTGTAATCAGTGTGGTAGGAATTTCCAGGGCAGCTCAGACCTCATCAGACATCAGGTaactcatacaggagagaaaccatatgaatgtaaagaatgtgggaaaacTTTCAATCAGAGCTCAGACCTTCTGAGACATCATAGAATTCACAGTGGAGAAAAACCTTATATGTGCAACAAATGCGGGAAATCTTTTAGGGGCAGCTCGGATCTTATTAAACACCATCGtgttcatactggagagaaaccctatgaatgtagcgaatgtgggaaagccttcagccAGAGGTCACACCTTGCTACACACAAGAAAATCCATACTGGAGAGAAGCCTTATCAGTGCAATGAATGTGGGAATGCCTTCAGGCGGCATTCCCTCCTTACtcaacatcagagaattcatagtGGTGAGAAgccctatgaatgtaaggaatgtgagAAACTCTTCATGTGGCGTACAGGTTTCCTCAAACATCAGAGACTGCATGCTAGAGAGAAACTGGAAGAATGTGAGAAAACTTTCAGTAAGGATGAGGAGCTTAGGGAAGAGCCGAGAATTCACCAGGAAGAGAAAGCTTATTGGTGTAATCAGTGTGGTAGGACCTTCCAGGACAGCTCAAACCTCATCAGACATCAGGTAACTCAT